ttttgcttaATATTCTCTAAGTTTATAATTAATTCCTTAAACATCAGAAAAAATTAACTTACTTCACACACACGAATATTTACACTTTATTTAGTTTCGCTTCCTCTAAAATTCACTTATCTGAAACAGTTTATCTCATTTAAAGTAAGTCCATTTAACaggaaacaaaaatgaaaaaaatattgatcCAAAGTCCacttaatttgaaattgatttccgagagagagagagagagagagagagagagagagagagagagagagagagagagagagagagagagagagagaatttcgTAAGTATTAgtcaatttttgtttcaatgtacaattcaaataaaatttaactcATGGATAATCAGAAAATGATCTTGAGTTTTGGCTTAGTTAAATGAAAATCATGTTTTGAAtggtgaatgaaaattgtgTTTAAAGACGACGATGCTAATAAGGAAAAATCcacataaatataataaaaaaataaatcgaataTGTGAAGAAGATAATGGTATTACTCTTATCTTATTGCTCTATTGTACTGTTTAGATAAAGTTTTTAGTTTAAACTTTTCTCCCACGTTTTGTTTGTCCGATTTAACGAATATCTTTTTTTGGACGGATAacgaatattttttattttgtgtatTTCATATCCAATCAGTAACAACCgcaaataatatatattcaaaagtTACTTGCATTAATAATGTAAAGGATAAACACATGTAAAAATATCTTTACCAACAATACATGCCCATGCAAAGCATGGACCACGTAACTAGTTGCTTTAtcattctcaaacttttatGTGTTATTGAatctaaatttgaaaaaaattggtagagaaaattttcaaatatgtaaTTAAATGACATGGATCATATTAAcgtacaattttctttttctaaatgataTGTAATTACACTTAAATATATATAGGTTGTGCACCTTTATTGGTTACAACCCCATAGTTTTGGGATAACTGGAGTTGAGAAAAAATAGAAGACAGAGGAAACGGTTTCCTTGCATTTCTCGTTAAACTGAAAGTGTTAAGAAACAACATACGGTTGATCACACTAAGTCAAAAGTCTTGCACGCCATATGCGTGCTTGCAGACTAGGTAACATAGAAGGGAAATTTAAAAAGCTAATAATACATCTCACTTATTATCACTTCAATTTTTGCTTATTTCATAAAGTAAACACATTTCACTTAGATTAAGATATTaacatgaaaattgattttataagaaattgaaaatttatatcaGCAAACTAAGATGAATAAAATCTAACAAAGTAAAACACATCTTATAATGGAtagattaatttatttgaaaaattatttttcccattAAAGAAATCAATGTGTAGAATTGAAAAAACTTATCATAATATGAAAAACTCATTCGATCTTGAAAAAACTCGGCATCTTTAGCACCACTGTCCATTGCTGCCTCCGTCCACTGCAGCTCAAACCCATCATAGTACCATGAAGCTCGGTCACCATTACCACCACCAGAGTCGACATCCCCACAGCCAGAAGACCCCGCACGCCATTTGGTTCAAGGCACGACGACCTCATATTTGAAGTATGGCCTCAAATTAGAGGTTGCAATGCCTCAGAACTGAGGTCACGCGCCTCAAATCTAAGGCgcggagaagaggaggaaggggtgggggtggggatgGGGATGGACAGGCAGTGAGGTGGCGGTGATGGACAGCGAGCTGGGACAATGGTGCGGAGAGTGGCGGAGGACGGCGGGTTGCCTTGGTGAGTTGCTGCGGATGACATGGAAgtgcaaggaagaagaagaagaagaaaagaaaatggaaagaagaaaaaagtaagcacaatataaaaaagaaaaaaaaagtgaatcgCAAGTCTATACAATATTTTGAATCGTTTTTTGAAAAGTGCAAGATTGCACAACCGTTTTAGGGGCTGCCCATATAATTACGCCTTTAAATCTAGGGATAACATCtactttacatttttttccaatCCAATTCGAAATTTGTCAAACTCTGGAAGTAATTAAGcttctccttttttgttctaaTTAATGTAAAGCAAAGAATAGTGGAAATGAAACATTGTGGTGATGTGACTCAACTACAAAGCtccatcttttcaatttttctgtgAATATTGGATAAATTGCACAATTTTTGCTATCCTCCATTATAGGCACAAACCATGATCTCTGAGTGTTTTAATCATACAAGTACAATTTACCGATGATGCTCATAGTTGTATTGTCAACTTCAATAGGCTTGTGCAGATTGAGGAACCTTGAAGATTTGGATATTAGTGGTAATGGATTTTCGGGTCCTCTTCCTTCATGCTTTTGCAATATGACCTCACTCCGTACACTTGATGTCCACAATAACAATTTTAGTGGGGCCATTCCTTCATGTCTCATCTCTAATCTCAAGTCACttgaatatattgagctttctGGAAATGCTTTTGAAGGCTCACTTTCACTTGCTTCCTTGGCTAATAATTCTAACCTCGAGGTATTCCGTCTCCTCGACAACCGTAACCATATGGAAGTAAATACAGAAGACACCACTTGGTTTGCTTCATTTCAACTGAAGGTATTCAGTCTATCAAATTGTGTGCTCAACAAAGATGCAAATGGCGTAATTCCCAACTTTTTGAAAGAACAATATGACTTGAGAATTGTTCAACTTAGCCATAATAAAATGACAGGAAATTTCCCAAGTTGGCTATTGGACAAGAATGTAAAACTAGAACAATTCGACCTCATTGGCAGCAATTTGTCGGGTGCTTTTGACATGGCTTCCAATTTGACTCTTGACAAGATGTGGTGGTTTGATGTGTCTGCTAATGCTATTGAAGGAGAGCTTCCATCTGGGATTGGTTCTATCCTcccaaatttgaaatatttaaatttgtcaaacaaCTTATTGAAAGGTAGAATCCCTCCCTCAATCGGCAATATAAAATCACTAGAAGCATTAGACTTGTCGAATAATGGTTTTGTGGGAGGGATACCAGAGACACTAGCTAAAAATTGTCAGTTACTTTCTATATTAAAACTATCAGGCAACAATTTGCAAGGCGAAATGCTACCGAGGTACACCAACTTGTCAAGTTTGGCATCTTTGTATCTGGATAGGAATAATTTCACAAGGAACATATCACTCGGTATATTGAATAGCTCATCCTTGCTGATTTTTGATGCTAGTGATAATTTCCTAACTGGAGCACTTCCCAAGTGGATTGGAGATATTCAAAACTTGCAAGTGCTCATGATGTCAAACAATTTATTGAGAGGTTCTTTACCATTGAGCCTTTGCAAGTTACAAAAACTCGATCATTTAGACCTTTCATATAACAACCTTGGGCCAAGCATACCTCCCTGTGCCAATTTTACATTACCGATGAGGTTCTTGCATTTAACAAATGACAAGTTTGCCGGGCATTTTCCTGTGTTCCTTTCTAGAGCTTCATCAATTGTTATATTGGATCTTAGACACAATGCATTGTCAGGTGAGGTTCCCAACTGGATCAGCTCACTTTGGAACTTGAAGGTTCTTCTTTTGCaaggaaacaattttgaaggtTCAATCCCTTCGGGTCTATGTTTGTTGAAAAATATAAGCATGTTGGATCTCTCCAGTAATAATATTTCTGGAAAAATTCCTTCTTGTTTGAAAGATTTGACATTTGGAAACCATTGGGTTGTTGCATCAAATTTTACTTACTTAAGAACTTGGATGGTCGTGAATGATCCAGGCGATTATAAGAGCAACGTCCCTTTAATAAGAAGGAGCATTGAAATTAGCTTATATGCTTCTGCGGATGAATTAGTAGAAGCAGACTTCATGACAAAGAGGAGATTGGAATCTTATAAGGGCAAAATTCTACGACTCATGTCGGGAATAGATCTCTCGCAAAACAATTTGATAGGCTTTCTTCCTCCAGAGTTCGGCTACTTCATTGAACTTCGAGCATTGAATTTGTCACACAATCATTTCATAGGATCGATCCCACAGACATATTCGAATTTAAAGAGCATAGAGAGCTTGGACCTATCCTACAACAGCTTAATCGGTCCCATGCCTCCACAATTAACAGAGCTTTATGCGTTGTCAGATTTTAGTGTGGCTCACAACAATTTGTCGGGTAGGACACCAGACCCAAAATGTCAATTTGGAACTTTTGGTGAAGCAAGTTATGAAGGTAACCCTCTTCTTTGCGGACCACCATTAAAAAGTTGTGATGACTCAAATCAAGAACCAGGGACACCACCATCTTTGTATCATACCAAGGAGGATGACTCTTGGAGAGAAGCATTTTTGTGGAGTTTTGTAGGATCATATGTCGTGGCATTCATTGGGGTGGTTCTTTTTCTCTACCTAAACTCATACTATTGGTACCAGTTATTCAAGCTTGTCCCTAATCTTATCCCATTATTTCCTCAGTAGAGATATTTCTTCTAAGCATTTTGAGATGGAAAGGACAATGAAACAATGGAGAACATTTACTTAATAGTAGTGTAAGCATTTAAGTCTTTATTATGCCTTTTGAACTCCTGACTCTTGGAGTCTTCGTATTGTATTCCTTGTCCTGATAATCTAAATATTAGTAGATTTGATTTTGTTGTGAATTGAGAGTGGCTAGTTTAGTTCACAACCAAAATGAATCCAACATTAATAAATTCTAGTAAATGTTACCCAACTTCTGAAATATCTTATGGCTATGGCCAGTAATATCAAACCGACCGTTTTAGCGTCTCAAGGCAAGATCCTACTAACATAAATGATTGGGTGTTAGGGATTGCTCCAATTTGACAAGAAAGGCATGCACTGCTTATCCAACACTGAATGCAATATTGCTCGGAGGATAAGCTCAATTCCACTACTGAATTTTAAGAGCGGATGCGATAGGATCAATGATTGTGCCGGAGTTTCTTTTCCCATCACCT
This genomic stretch from Eucalyptus grandis isolate ANBG69807.140 chromosome 3, ASM1654582v1, whole genome shotgun sequence harbors:
- the LOC104430488 gene encoding receptor-like protein 15, whose product is MTLVSLHTVKHRKQINAQNNVKNMKCLLLGLWTWALLVLMGSGRSMGCLEEERNALLNIEAAIYPLNGSSFLLWRYNSSDCCRWKGVECNYTTSRVIGLYLGDACHSELEVWCGETGESRPWDIDASLFLPLEELQVLDLSRNFLSVGWTPGEGGSLSENCYGQCTMTPRRRCGPASKMISSFTSIACHSDFWVSNKLTRLIPSLNDKQTSAEAHKLSSNLLEGLCRLRNLEDLDISGNGFSGPLPSCFCNMTSLRTLDVHNNNFSGAIPSCLISNLKSLEYIELSGNAFEGSLSLASLANNSNLEVFRLLDNRNHMEVNTEDTTWFASFQLKVFSLSNCVLNKDANGVIPNFLKEQYDLRIVQLSHNKMTGNFPSWLLDKNVKLEQFDLIGSNLSGAFDMASNLTLDKMWWFDVSANAIEGELPSGIGSILPNLKYLNLSNNLLKGRIPPSIGNIKSLEALDLSNNGFVGGIPETLAKNCQLLSILKLSGNNLQGEMLPRYTNLSSLASLYLDRNNFTRNISLGILNSSSLLIFDASDNFLTGALPKWIGDIQNLQVLMMSNNLLRGSLPLSLCKLQKLDHLDLSYNNLGPSIPPCANFTLPMRFLHLTNDKFAGHFPVFLSRASSIVILDLRHNALSGEVPNWISSLWNLKVLLLQGNNFEGSIPSGLCLLKNISMLDLSSNNISGKIPSCLKDLTFGNHWVVASNFTYLRTWMVVNDPGDYKSNVPLIRRSIEISLYASADELVEADFMTKRRLESYKGKILRLMSGIDLSQNNLIGFLPPEFGYFIELRALNLSHNHFIGSIPQTYSNLKSIESLDLSYNSLIGPMPPQLTELYALSDFSVAHNNLSGRTPDPKCQFGTFGEASYEGNPLLCGPPLKSCDDSNQEPGTPPSLYHTKEDDSWREAFLWSFVGSYVVAFIGVVLFLYLNSYYWYQLFKLVPNLIPLFPQ